Within the Gemmatimonadota bacterium genome, the region CCAGTTCCATGCGGACGTAATCGTAGGGAGGACGATCGTCTTCGCGTTGCTCTATGATGGCCATCGCCTCGTGCAACTTGGCGTAGTGAACATCGAGCCAGCGAGCCAGCACCACTTCATCGCGGAATATCGTCCCCGGTGGCGCGGGAACGATCGTGCCCTTCGCGCTGAACGCATCCACCACGCGGACATAATCCGAAAGATCGGCATCACTGGGCTCGCTGCGAACGTACGGAGAAATCGCAACGACTGCAGCGAGATCGCGATACTTGACGAGCTGCACATTCTGCTGCTCGAGCAGCGCCGGATCGCCCGCGTCGGTGTCGATCACGCCGTAGAAGCGCAGACCGGACTTGCCGCTGGCGCTAGCCATGCGCGATCGCCGGCATGGCGTGCGGCCACTTCACTCCCTTGATGATGGAGAAGTTCATCGACCGCTCGCGCGAGAGATCGCGCAGCAATTCAGTTTCGCGAACGAGCGCCTGGCGCGCTTCGGCCCAACCCGACCTGCGCAGCGCCCGACCCATGATCTGAACCTTCGCCTGCCAGTTGAGGCGCGGAGATGCATCAGCGCCGTCCGGTACCAACTCGTCGTCGCACTCGTTGGTCCAGTCCTTCACCTGAATGTCCACGACGCCAGCCTCGCGCAGCATCTGCTTCCACTCGACCACCATGCGCGGGCGAAGCCCCAGACGCTCGACGACCAGCTCCCGGCGCGCCGCCGAAAGGTCGGAGCTCCATGTCAGCTGGAGCAGTACAACCGCGCCCATGGGCTTCGTGACGCGCGCGAGCTCAGCGACTGCCCTTCCAGTGCTCGCGGCAGCGGCGATTTCCGGCTCGCCGATGGCTGCGTCGAATACGCCCGTCTCGTACGGCAGGTCATCCAGCTCTGCATGCTGGTAGCTGAGGCCCAAGCCGGTCTCGCGCGCGTGCTCCTCGGCCTGCGTGATGTCCTCGTCGTCCGGATCGACGCCGGTTACCGATGCGCCCGTGCGGAGCGCCAGCCATTCCGTGGTGACGCCACGCCCGCAACCGGACACGACGACGTCCTGACCCTTCTCGAGGTCGGCGAGCCGGGCGACCTCACGGTAGAGATCCTCTCCCGTCGCTCGCCAGCGGTCGATGATCGCCATTTGCACCAGCCGCAACACCGCCGGCGCCGGGGTCGTTCTGTTCCCTTCGGGCATCTATCGAAAGCTATCCGGCTGGCGGCAGGCCGGCGAGTGCACGCATGTGAACAACCACCGCCTCAGCCAGTCGAAGCGGCGTGTAACCGCCTTCCAGCGCGCTCACGACCCTTCCCCCACAGGCAGCGTCTGCGCGGGCAGTAACAAATCGCGTCAGCCGATCTATATGCTCCATTTCCAGTGTAAAGCCACCGATCGCGTCGCCCGCAAGACAGTCGAAACCAGCAGAGATGAGGATAAGCTCGGGCTGAAAATCGTCTGTTAGTGTGTCGAACGATCGTTCGAATGTCTCGACATACTGCATTGGATCGAGGCCGGCGGCCATGGGAGCGTTCAGCACGGTTCCGTGCGGCCCGTGATCGGACGCCGCGCCGGTGCCCGGATAGAATGGCCACTGATGCATGGACAGAAACCGAATCGCCGGATCGTCCTGCACCAGCGCCTGGGTGCCGTTGCCATGATGGACGTCCCAGTCGACGATCAGGACGCGCTCGAGTCTGTGGACCTTGCGGGCGTAGTGCGCACCGAGCGCGACCGTTCCGAAGATGCAGAAACCCATCGCGCGGTCGCGGACTGCGTGGTGGCCGGGGGGGCGTATGCCGGAGAAGCTGCGGGTGGCGCGTCCATCCATCGCCATGTCGACCGCGTCGAGCACGCAGCCGGCAGCTGCAGTCGCCGCGTCCCATGAGCCCTCGCTGGCGACCGTGTCGATGTCGAGCCGTCCCCCGCCTGCGGCGCAGAGTGCGCGGACAGATTCGACATAGCCGCGCTCGTGTACGAGTGACAGCTCATCGACGGTTGCGTGACGTCCTTCGACGTGCTCCAGTTGCTGGAACAGCTCGAAGTCGTTCCGCACCGCGCGCATGATCGCGACGAGGCGCCCGACGTGTTCCGGATGTCCCCATCCGGTGTCGTGACGTCCGCAATCGGAGTGGGAGATGAACGCGGTGCGATGCATATGGCCCGTGTGCGTGGATGGTGTAAGGGCAGGCCCCCGTGCCTGCCGGCCGTAGGGGCGGGCACGGAGGCCCGCCCCTACGGATCGATGCGCGCCGGGACGCGTCGACGCCCGATCCGCACCATCGTCACACCTACGACCTTACCGGACGGCGCCTCCGGCGCGCGACCAACAACGTCGATCCGTCCAGCACTCCGGCTCTGGACAGCGAAATCGACTCGTCGAATATCTCGCAGCCGTTCAGCTTGACCGAGAACTCATCGGGGAACAGCGCGTCGGGGATGAGAGTGTTCAGCGCGTACATCTTGGCCGTGCGAATCGACTCCGAGGGGCGCGCGTCGATGCGGACAACGTCCCATACTTCCTGCGCCTGCACGCGGAAGCTGAGTACGTTACCGGCGGTGAGCTCTCCGATCGAAATCACACCGTCCCGCGCGCGCAACGAGTTCGCAAACGTCGCGCTCATGCCGTCACCGTCGACGATTCGGGGAGTTCGAGGGGTATCGCCCCGACTCCTGGTGGATCGGCGGTCGGCAGCGAGGAAAGAAACCGCGCTACCTGTCCATCGAGCATGTAAGACGATCCCGATACAGCGGTGAGTCCGTCTTTCTGCATCACACCGATGACGAGCTCTTCGCCACCCATGCCTCGCATCGAAACGAACGTCGGTCCTTCCATGTCGAGGAAGGCGGTATAGATCGAATTGCGTCGCGAAAAGAAGTGCTTGGCTGCATCAAGCACCTCTGCCGGGGAGAGCGGAGTGAGCGTCTCCTGAAGAGTCCTGTCTGTCTGCGCCATGGGCGAAATCTAACCAGCGACGCCCGTGGGCTGCCAGACTCAGGACTCCAGCAGCGACTCGATCTTTCGCGTGAGCGGGGCGAAGCTGATTTGACCGCCCGCAGCACGCCGTCCGACCTCGCTCGCGCTCTCGCGCTGCCCTTCGGCGAACAGCTCGGCGACTATCCAGGGCCCCGCCGCGGGATTGCGCCACCAGTCTTCATCGAACCGATCGACCAGTCCTTCATCCAGCAGCGACTGGAGTTGCCACGCGCGCAGATACCGCGTGGAATAGAAACGCGAATCGAGGTCGATGAACGCATCGGCCGGCCGATACTGGAATCCCGTCGCGGCGGCGAGTATCTCGACGTAGATGTCCGGTAGCGCTTTCCAGTCCACGGCACCGCTGTAGACCTGTATCTCGTAAAGCAGCTTCGCGCAGTAGCGCCTGACGAAATGCAATTCCTCGAAGCCTGCAAGTCGCAGGAAAGCCGCTGCGCGGTTTCTATCCAGGCCTGTGTAGCGTCGCAGCCACGCGCGCTGTTGCATCCGGTGATCGAACAGCATTGCGTAGCTCTCGGTAACTGAATTGTCGCCAATCCAGCGATACTCGAACGGGTAATCCGCGCGCGTGTTTCCGAAATGGAGGGCGTGTCCGAGCTCGTGCAGAAAAGTGCCGTAGTCGGATTGTCCGCCGTGCGGGCGCAGCACGAGATACACCTCATCCGGAATGCGTACCGGTGAACAGAATGCGCGCGGTCGCTTGCCGGGACGATCGCCTATGTCAAACGTGATGCGTCCGGTGGCGGTCGCATCGAGGCCCAACTCCGCGCAATTGCGCCGGATGATGCTCTCCATGGCCGATTCGGGAAATGCATCGTCGAACTCGCGCAGCCTGAACAGCGCGAGCGAATCTGCCCGCGTCGCTTCGCCGCGCGGAACACCGAATGCCCTGAGCCGCTCGTCCAGCACCGAAGTCCACATCGCCTCGGTGTCGTGGAGGAAAGTCTCGCACTCTGCCGCGAGCCTGGTGAGCGATATGCCGCTCAGTGCCTCGAACGTCGAGTTGTATCCGGCGGCAATGCCGAGGGACTCGACCGCATCGCGCTCGCGCTGAAGCCGCTCGAGTCGCAGCGGTGCGAATGACTCCTCGACAGTCCGCGCGCGCGCCGCATCGATCGCTCTCCGATCCGCCGCGTCGCCGCTGTTCGCAATGTCGATCGCCACGCGCTGGTATGGGATGACGCGCCCGTCGGCCACTCGAATGACGGCGGC harbors:
- a CDS encoding GvpL/GvpF family gas vesicle protein, translating into MASASGKSGLRFYGVIDTDAGDPALLEQQNVQLVKYRDLAAVVAISPYVRSEPSDADLSDYVRVVDAFSAKGTIVPAPPGTIFRDEVVLARWLDVHYAKLHEAMAIIEQREDDRPPYDYVRMELGA
- a CDS encoding methyltransferase domain-containing protein; the protein is MPEGNRTTPAPAVLRLVQMAIIDRWRATGEDLYREVARLADLEKGQDVVVSGCGRGVTTEWLALRTGASVTGVDPDDEDITQAEEHARETGLGLSYQHAELDDLPYETGVFDAAIGEPEIAAAASTGRAVAELARVTKPMGAVVLLQLTWSSDLSAARRELVVERLGLRPRMVVEWKQMLREAGVVDIQVKDWTNECDDELVPDGADASPRLNWQAKVQIMGRALRRSGWAEARQALVRETELLRDLSRERSMNFSIIKGVKWPHAMPAIAHG
- a CDS encoding histone deacetylase, whose product is MHRTAFISHSDCGRHDTGWGHPEHVGRLVAIMRAVRNDFELFQQLEHVEGRHATVDELSLVHERGYVESVRALCAAGGGRLDIDTVASEGSWDAATAAAGCVLDAVDMAMDGRATRSFSGIRPPGHHAVRDRAMGFCIFGTVALGAHYARKVHRLERVLIVDWDVHHGNGTQALVQDDPAIRFLSMHQWPFYPGTGAASDHGPHGTVLNAPMAAGLDPMQYVETFERSFDTLTDDFQPELILISAGFDCLAGDAIGGFTLEMEHIDRLTRFVTARADAACGGRVVSALEGGYTPLRLAEAVVVHMRALAGLPPAG